From a single Carassius carassius chromosome 8, fCarCar2.1, whole genome shotgun sequence genomic region:
- the illr4 gene encoding LOW QUALITY PROTEIN: immune-related, lectin-like receptor 4 (The sequence of the model RefSeq protein was modified relative to this genomic sequence to represent the inferred CDS: inserted 2 bases in 2 codons) codes for MSEDVVYTDVIFVKRNKVDKDNQEECHLGKFSVRDVYLYHAGKCYLFSTNELNWXCISDGGHLVIINSRDEQVFPDRNYKKNEESFWIGLTDEEIEDXWLWVDNTYLCKYKSYWTRAEPDNWKGNRGEYPSGEDCAHIYKNSIQDLKGWFDAVCNKAFRRICDTRSSRQT; via the exons ATGTCTGAGGACGTTGTATACACTGATGTCATATTTGTGAAAAGAAACAAAGTCGACAAGGATAATCAAGAGGAGTGTCATTTAGGTAAGTTTTCAGTGAGAGATGTTTATCTG TATCATGCAGGAAAATGTTACCTTTTCTCCACAAATGAACTGAACT ACTGTATCTCAGATGGCGGTCATCTGGTGATTATAAACAGCAGAGACGAACAGGTTT TTCCTGAcaggaattataaaaaaaacgaaGAGTCATTCTGGATTGGCCTCACAGATGAGGAGATTGAGG AATGGCTATGGGTAGACAACACATATCTTTGTAAATATAAAAG TTACTGGACTAGAGCGGAACCAGATAACTGGAAAGGAAACAGGGGTGAGTACCCCAGCGGAGAGGACTGtgctcacatatataaaaactccaTCCAGGATCTTAAGGGCTGGTTTGATGCGGTCTGCAATAAAGCATTTAGAAGAATATGCGATACAAGATCCTCCAGACAAACATAG